One genomic window of Sphingomonas sp. C3-2 includes the following:
- a CDS encoding ATP-binding protein produces MNDYIGSDAETLVAAAPPLPSAPSMDTAPAGTFDGVEIGKVIEVSGSGARIELDAHVLKKLAADGDPSISMAGQVSSQIKMRVGVQWLVANVKTLRFDTAASDLIIAEIDFMGEGNEATQSGRITQFRRGITRYPVPGTRIYPVSSEDMRQMYAAAERPHIEIGTVYPTRDIRGALFVDSLLGKHFALLGSTGTGKSTSAALILHRICDMAPEGHIVMIDPHGEYSAAFKDNGALYDVNNLAMPYWLMNFEEHCEVFVTVSGNEGQLDRDILAKCLLAARAKNRAAEGISKLTVDSPIPYLLSDLTSILQTEMGKLDKAGSSAPYMRLKTKIDEIKADPRYSFMFSGMLVADSMANFLARIFRLPGDGKPISIIDVSGVPSEITSVVVAVLSRMVFDYAIWSRGEPQRPVLLVCEEAHRYVPSDRVNTGASVRKILERIAKEGRKYGVSLGLITQRPSDLAEGVLSQCGTIIAMRLNNERDQAFVKAAMPEGAKGMLDSIAALRNRECIVCGEGVAIPIRVAFDNLEPERRPASSDPLFSDLWRETGGEADILGRVIKRWRSQGR; encoded by the coding sequence ATGAATGATTATATCGGTAGCGACGCGGAAACCCTGGTCGCAGCCGCGCCTCCCCTGCCAAGCGCCCCGTCGATGGACACGGCTCCGGCGGGCACCTTTGACGGGGTGGAGATCGGCAAGGTGATCGAGGTCTCCGGGTCGGGCGCCCGGATCGAGCTTGATGCCCATGTGCTCAAGAAGCTCGCCGCTGACGGCGATCCCAGCATTTCTATGGCCGGGCAGGTCAGCAGCCAGATCAAGATGCGTGTCGGCGTGCAATGGCTCGTCGCCAATGTGAAGACACTCCGTTTCGATACTGCGGCATCCGACCTGATCATCGCCGAGATCGATTTCATGGGCGAAGGCAATGAAGCGACGCAAAGCGGCCGCATCACCCAGTTCCGGCGCGGCATCACCCGCTATCCCGTCCCCGGCACGCGCATCTATCCGGTGTCGAGCGAGGATATGCGCCAGATGTACGCCGCCGCCGAGCGCCCGCATATCGAGATCGGCACCGTCTATCCCACGCGCGATATTCGCGGCGCGCTGTTCGTCGATTCCCTCCTGGGCAAGCATTTCGCGCTGCTCGGCTCGACCGGCACCGGCAAGTCGACCTCGGCCGCACTCATCCTCCACCGCATCTGCGACATGGCACCCGAGGGCCATATCGTGATGATCGATCCGCACGGCGAATATTCGGCGGCGTTCAAGGACAATGGCGCACTCTACGACGTCAACAATCTTGCCATGCCCTATTGGTTGATGAACTTCGAGGAACATTGCGAGGTGTTCGTCACCGTCAGCGGCAATGAAGGGCAGCTCGACCGCGACATTCTCGCCAAGTGCCTGCTCGCCGCGCGCGCCAAGAACCGCGCGGCCGAGGGCATTTCGAAACTCACGGTCGACAGCCCCATCCCCTATCTGTTGTCCGACCTCACCTCGATCCTCCAGACCGAAATGGGCAAGCTCGACAAGGCCGGCAGCAGCGCCCCCTATATGCGCCTCAAGACCAAGATCGACGAGATCAAGGCCGATCCGCGCTACAGCTTCATGTTCTCGGGCATGCTCGTGGCCGACAGCATGGCGAACTTCCTCGCGCGCATCTTCCGCCTGCCGGGCGACGGCAAGCCGATTTCGATCATCGACGTGTCGGGCGTGCCGTCGGAAATCACCTCGGTCGTGGTCGCCGTGCTCAGCCGCATGGTGTTCGACTATGCGATCTGGTCGCGCGGGGAACCGCAGCGCCCGGTGCTGCTCGTCTGCGAGGAAGCGCATCGCTACGTGCCCTCCGACCGGGTCAACACCGGGGCGTCGGTGCGCAAGATCCTTGAGCGCATCGCCAAGGAAGGCCGTAAATACGGCGTCTCGCTCGGCCTCATCACCCAGCGTCCGTCCGATCTTGCCGAAGGCGTGCTCTCGCAATGCGGCACGATCATCGCGATGCGCCTGAACAACGAACGCGATCAGGCCTTCGTCAAGGCCGCCATGCCCGAAGGCGCCAAGGGCATGCTCGATTCAATCGCAGCGCTGCGCAACCGCGAATGCATCGTCTGCGGCGAAGGCGTCGCCATCCCGATCCGTGTCGCCTTCGACAATCTGGAACCCGAACGCCGACCGGCATCGAGCGATCCGCTCTTCTCCGACCTGTGGCGCGAAACGGGTGGCGAAGCCGATATCCTCGGCCGCGTCATCAAGCGCTGGCGCTCACAAGGTCGCTGA
- a CDS encoding DJ-1/PfpI family protein yields the protein MQIAVLTFDGFNELDSFIAAAILNRLRAQGWAAHITAPAAQVTSMNGVTVTRQKDMDFLFEADAVLIGSGIRTREIAADADMLSHIRLDPRRQLVGAQCSGTLLLAKLGLIGTLPACTDLTTKPWVIEAGVDVIDAPFVAHGNVATAGGCMASQYLAAWMIARVAGREAAEAAIHYVAPVGEKQQTIDRTFAAIHAFLPVDNFAAA from the coding sequence ATGCAGATCGCGGTGCTTACATTTGACGGGTTCAACGAACTGGATTCGTTCATCGCCGCCGCGATCCTCAATCGGCTGCGCGCGCAGGGCTGGGCCGCGCATATCACCGCCCCCGCCGCGCAAGTGACCTCGATGAACGGGGTTACCGTCACGCGGCAAAAGGACATGGATTTCCTCTTCGAGGCAGACGCCGTCCTCATCGGCAGCGGGATCCGGACGCGCGAGATCGCCGCCGATGCGGACATGCTGTCGCACATCCGCCTCGATCCCCGCCGCCAGCTTGTCGGCGCGCAGTGCTCGGGCACGTTACTGCTCGCAAAGCTCGGACTGATCGGCACCTTGCCTGCCTGCACCGATCTCACGACCAAGCCCTGGGTGATCGAGGCGGGTGTTGATGTGATCGACGCGCCCTTTGTCGCGCATGGCAATGTGGCAACGGCGGGCGGCTGCATGGCCTCGCAATATCTGGCCGCATGGATGATCGCGCGGGTCGCCGGACGCGAGGCCGCCGAAGCCGCGATCCATTATGTCGCGCCGGTCGGGGAAAAACAGCAGACGATCGACCGTACCTTCGCGGCAATCCACGCTTTCCTGCCTGTGGATAACTTTGCAGCGGCCTAG
- a CDS encoding GGDEF domain-containing protein, protein MGKDLPISGEGEVARLKQENAVLQAALADLHEKMAQLENQTDRDPLTDLPNRRYFLDAMRRVIAHVDRHNLQAIAMFVDLTNLEDINDAHGRAAGDAAIMHVARLLHGHIRITDVAARIGGDAFGLLLDHIGGDDADRKARALEALIAENPLQHQGHIIRLSVAIGMTTLKGDDKGDDALSRADVSSPETRQG, encoded by the coding sequence GTGGGCAAGGATCTACCGATATCCGGCGAGGGCGAGGTCGCGCGCCTCAAGCAGGAAAATGCGGTGCTGCAGGCGGCATTGGCCGATCTGCATGAAAAAATGGCGCAGCTGGAAAACCAGACCGACCGCGATCCGCTGACCGATCTGCCCAACCGGCGCTATTTCCTCGATGCCATGCGCCGTGTCATTGCGCATGTCGATCGGCACAATCTTCAGGCGATCGCGATGTTCGTCGATCTGACCAACCTTGAAGACATCAACGATGCACATGGGCGCGCGGCCGGCGATGCCGCGATTATGCATGTCGCGCGGCTGCTGCACGGGCATATCCGGATCACCGACGTCGCGGCCCGGATCGGGGGCGATGCGTTCGGACTGTTGCTCGATCATATCGGCGGCGACGATGCGGATCGAAAGGCCCGCGCACTCGAGGCGCTGATCGCCGAAAATCCGCTCCAGCATCAGGGCCATATCATCCGGCTGAGCGTTGCGATCGGCATGACCACGCTGAAGGGGGACGACAAGGGCGACGACGCCCTGTCCCGCGCGGATGTCTCGTCACCCGAAACCCGGCAGGGCTGA
- a CDS encoding 5-(carboxyamino)imidazole ribonucleotide synthase, with the protein MSALKPGSTIGIIGGGQLGRMMAVAAAQLGYRCHIYAPEPVSVAAEVAGAFTQAAYDDVAALERFAAEVDVVTYEFENVAVEPLRALTDKVAVHPSLDALAIAQDRLREKAFVAELGGRTAPWAGVNSLEELEAALTRIGCPAILKTTRFGYDGKGQARIHTPKDAAEAWDTIGRQPAILEGFVRFEREFSVIVARGADGRTVGWDVPDNQHVNGILAHCVVPAGGIVDEQATEARALAETVAEKLGYVGVLTLEFFASADGPVFNEMAPRVHNSGHWTIEGAVTSQFENHIRAVCGLPMGDSRLAARRVTMDNLIGDAADNWDVILADPTAHLHLYGKGAARPGRKMGHVTRLEF; encoded by the coding sequence ATGAGCGCTCTGAAACCCGGATCGACCATCGGAATCATCGGCGGCGGACAATTGGGCCGGATGATGGCCGTGGCCGCGGCGCAGCTTGGCTATCGTTGCCATATCTATGCGCCCGAACCGGTTTCGGTTGCTGCCGAGGTTGCGGGGGCCTTTACCCAGGCGGCCTATGACGATGTGGCCGCGTTGGAGCGGTTCGCCGCCGAGGTCGATGTCGTCACCTATGAATTCGAAAATGTCGCCGTCGAACCGCTGCGCGCCTTGACCGACAAGGTTGCGGTGCATCCCTCGCTCGACGCGCTGGCGATTGCGCAGGACCGTCTGCGCGAAAAGGCGTTCGTAGCCGAACTGGGCGGGCGTACCGCGCCCTGGGCCGGGGTGAACAGCCTTGAGGAACTCGAAGCGGCGCTGACGCGTATCGGCTGCCCCGCCATTCTGAAGACCACGCGCTTCGGTTATGACGGCAAGGGGCAGGCGCGCATCCACACGCCCAAAGACGCGGCCGAAGCATGGGACACGATCGGCCGCCAGCCCGCGATCCTCGAAGGCTTTGTGCGTTTCGAGCGCGAATTTTCGGTGATCGTTGCGCGCGGCGCCGATGGCCGGACGGTTGGCTGGGATGTGCCCGACAACCAGCATGTGAACGGCATTCTGGCGCACTGCGTCGTCCCCGCAGGTGGGATTGTCGACGAACAGGCCACCGAGGCACGCGCGCTTGCCGAAACCGTTGCCGAAAAGCTTGGCTATGTCGGCGTGCTCACGCTCGAATTTTTTGCCAGCGCGGACGGCCCTGTCTTCAACGAGATGGCCCCGCGTGTGCACAATAGCGGGCACTGGACGATCGAAGGCGCGGTGACCTCGCAGTTCGAAAACCATATCCGCGCGGTGTGCGGTCTGCCGATGGGCGATAGCCGGTTGGCGGCGCGGCGCGTGACGATGGACAATCTGATCGGCGACGCCGCCGACAACTGGGACGTGATCCTCGCCGATCCGACCGCGCATCTGCATCTTTACGGCAAGGGCGCCGCGCGTCCGGGCCGCAAGATGGGGCATGTGACCCGGCTGGAATTCTGA
- a CDS encoding 12-oxophytodienoate reductase, producing MTFGRDNEDHAGSGRTVLFEPFAAGGLALSSRIVMAPMGRAHAPQGIADARYADYFRKRIEGGTGLIITGATAIGHDLADYDGTGPLFHGDASLAAWSEIVAAVHAAGGKIMPQLWHTGMARVTERFASSDAIGPSGLALGDLEGGQPSGRVMSPRDLEEVRQAYAAAARTAKALGFDGIEIHAGHGFLLDQFLWDATNRRTDDYGGSAEKRARFPAEVVAACREAVGPDFPILMRISQFKIEAYDARIADDPEELAALVRPLAEAGVDVFHCSQREVWAPAFAGSTLNLAGWVRQLTGKPTIAVGSVGLGGLFTEEEAAQPTASLPRTALAHLGAVCAMMDRGEFDLLAVGRSLLADADWAQKVREHRDAEIHDLTLAALTEI from the coding sequence GTGACATTCGGGCGCGATAACGAGGATCATGCGGGTAGTGGCAGGACAGTGTTGTTCGAGCCGTTCGCCGCAGGTGGGCTGGCCCTGTCGAGCCGGATTGTCATGGCCCCGATGGGGAGGGCGCATGCGCCGCAGGGGATAGCCGATGCACGCTATGCCGATTATTTCCGCAAGCGGATCGAGGGCGGAACGGGCCTGATCATCACCGGCGCGACCGCGATCGGCCATGACCTGGCCGACTATGACGGGACCGGGCCGCTTTTCCACGGCGATGCTTCGCTTGCGGCCTGGAGCGAGATCGTGGCGGCGGTGCATGCGGCCGGTGGCAAGATCATGCCGCAGCTCTGGCACACGGGGATGGCGCGGGTGACCGAGCGCTTTGCGAGCAGCGATGCGATCGGCCCGAGCGGTCTTGCGCTTGGCGATCTGGAAGGCGGGCAGCCAAGCGGCCGGGTGATGAGCCCTCGGGATCTGGAAGAGGTGCGGCAGGCCTATGCGGCGGCGGCGCGCACCGCGAAGGCGCTCGGTTTCGACGGGATCGAGATCCATGCCGGGCACGGTTTCCTGCTCGACCAGTTTCTTTGGGACGCGACCAACAGGCGCACCGACGATTATGGCGGCAGCGCGGAGAAGCGTGCGCGCTTCCCGGCGGAAGTGGTGGCGGCGTGCCGCGAGGCGGTGGGACCCGATTTCCCCATTTTGATGCGGATTTCGCAGTTCAAGATCGAGGCCTATGACGCGCGGATCGCCGACGATCCGGAAGAACTTGCGGCGCTGGTGCGGCCGTTGGCGGAGGCGGGTGTGGATGTTTTCCACTGCTCGCAGCGCGAGGTATGGGCACCGGCCTTTGCCGGCAGCACGCTCAATCTGGCGGGCTGGGTACGGCAGCTGACGGGCAAGCCCACCATCGCCGTCGGATCGGTGGGGCTGGGCGGGCTGTTCACCGAGGAAGAGGCGGCGCAGCCAACGGCGAGCCTGCCGCGGACGGCGCTCGCCCATCTGGGTGCGGTATGCGCGATGATGGACCGCGGCGAATTCGATCTGCTGGCGGTTGGCCGCTCGCTGCTGGCCGATGCCGATTGGGCGCAGAAGGTACGCGAGCACCGCGACGCGGAGATCCACGATCTGACGCTGGCGGCGCTGACCGAGATTTAG
- the purE gene encoding 5-(carboxyamino)imidazole ribonucleotide mutase, whose protein sequence is MSEASPIVGIIMGSRSDWETMRHAAETLEALGVPHETRVVSAHRTPDRLYDYAKSAAERGLQAIIAGAGGAAHLPGMAASMTRVPVLGVPVESKALKGMDSLLSIVQMPAGIPVGTLAIGRAGAVNAALFAAAIIANTDPALAERLDAWRQKQTDDVAVDPE, encoded by the coding sequence ATGAGCGAAGCGTCTCCGATTGTCGGTATCATCATGGGAAGCCGGTCGGACTGGGAAACGATGCGTCACGCGGCGGAAACGCTCGAGGCGCTGGGGGTGCCGCATGAAACGCGCGTCGTATCCGCGCACCGCACCCCGGACAGGCTGTACGACTATGCCAAGTCGGCCGCCGAACGCGGGCTGCAGGCGATCATCGCCGGCGCCGGTGGTGCGGCGCATCTGCCGGGCATGGCGGCATCGATGACGCGCGTGCCCGTGCTGGGCGTGCCGGTGGAATCGAAGGCGCTGAAGGGCATGGATAGCCTGTTGTCGATCGTGCAGATGCCCGCGGGCATCCCCGTCGGCACGCTTGCCATCGGCCGGGCAGGGGCGGTGAACGCCGCGCTTTTCGCCGCCGCGATCATCGCCAATACCGATCCGGCGCTGGCCGAGCGGCTGGACGCATGGCGCCAGAAGCAGACCGACGACGTGGCAGTGGACCCCGAATGA
- the gpmA gene encoding 2,3-diphosphoglycerate-dependent phosphoglycerate mutase produces the protein MPQLVLIRHGQSAWNLENRFTGWWDVDVTEKGAEEARAAGQLMKDKGLDFDQCFTSLQTRAIKTLNLALEEMGRLWLPVEKDWRLNERHYGGLTGLNKAETAAKHGDEQVHIWRRSFDVPPPPLDADSAYDLSGDRRYAGIAVPNTESLKDTIARVLPYWEARIAPELKAGKRVLISAHGNSLRALVKHLSNIPDDEITSLEIPTGQPIVYELDDNLAATDRYYLSER, from the coding sequence ATGCCTCAGCTCGTGCTTATCCGTCATGGCCAGTCGGCCTGGAACCTCGAAAACCGCTTCACCGGATGGTGGGACGTCGATGTGACCGAAAAGGGGGCCGAGGAAGCACGCGCTGCCGGTCAACTGATGAAGGACAAGGGGCTGGACTTCGACCAGTGCTTCACCTCGCTCCAGACCCGCGCAATCAAGACGCTGAACCTCGCGCTTGAGGAAATGGGCCGTCTCTGGCTGCCGGTGGAGAAGGACTGGCGCCTCAACGAACGGCATTATGGTGGCCTGACCGGTCTCAACAAGGCCGAAACCGCCGCCAAGCATGGCGACGAGCAGGTGCATATCTGGCGCCGCAGCTTCGACGTGCCGCCGCCGCCGCTGGACGCGGACAGCGCCTATGACCTGTCGGGCGACCGCCGTTATGCGGGCATTGCGGTGCCGAACACCGAAAGCCTGAAGGACACGATCGCGCGTGTTCTGCCTTATTGGGAAGCGCGCATCGCGCCCGAACTGAAGGCGGGCAAGCGCGTGCTGATTTCGGCGCACGGCAATTCGCTCCGCGCGCTGGTGAAGCATCTGTCGAACATTCCCGATGACGAGATCACCAGCCTCGAAATCCCGACCGGCCAGCCGATCGTGTACGAACTGGACGACAATCTGGCGGCGACCGACCGTTATTATCTGTCGGAACGCTAA
- a CDS encoding AraC family transcriptional regulator: protein MHASPHIDLNIRSYAVDLGADRHDFAQLVLPLGGRLFMDIGGSERAIDRGHAAFVGAGAAHSQVGEASAPHSAIILDLDAARIDPAVMERLSGAPYVPLSPAAHKLVDFITVLLRDQGSVTGALPFWTPLILNALAQQPAHARSRLTAMMAQVESDPGAPWSTERMAARAGTSVSRLHAYFRDTHDTTPHAWLTGLRMERVRQLLADTDLPIATLAYQAGFADQSALTRVMRRTTGLTPSAYRKLHRPAGR, encoded by the coding sequence ATGCACGCCTCGCCGCATATCGACCTCAATATACGCAGCTATGCGGTCGATCTCGGCGCCGATCGGCATGATTTCGCGCAGCTGGTACTGCCGCTCGGCGGGCGCCTGTTCATGGATATCGGCGGCAGCGAACGCGCGATCGACCGGGGCCATGCCGCCTTTGTCGGGGCGGGCGCCGCCCATTCGCAGGTGGGCGAGGCCTCGGCACCCCACAGCGCGATCATCCTCGATCTCGATGCCGCGCGCATCGATCCTGCGGTGATGGAGCGGCTGTCGGGCGCGCCCTATGTCCCGCTCAGCCCCGCCGCGCACAAGCTTGTCGATTTCATCACGGTGCTGCTGCGCGATCAGGGTTCGGTCACCGGCGCCTTGCCGTTCTGGACGCCGCTTATCCTCAATGCGCTGGCGCAACAGCCCGCGCACGCTCGGTCCCGGCTCACCGCAATGATGGCACAGGTCGAATCCGATCCAGGCGCGCCGTGGTCCACCGAGAGGATGGCCGCCCGCGCGGGCACCAGCGTCAGCCGGCTGCACGCCTATTTTCGCGACACGCACGATACCACGCCGCACGCCTGGCTGACCGGACTGCGAATGGAGCGCGTGCGCCAGTTGCTCGCCGACACCGATCTGCCGATCGCCACCCTTGCCTATCAGGCTGGCTTTGCCGATCAGAGCGCGCTCACCCGGGTAATGCGCCGCACGACCGGGCTCACCCCGTCCGCCTATCGCAAGCTCCACCGCCCGGCAGGGCGATAG
- a CDS encoding nuclear transport factor 2 family protein — protein sequence MLQADLTDVLAIHALKARYFRTMDSKDWDGLRACFADDLIADFRQSTGGWDEAQLIHGADAYLAMIAPMLAEVATVHHGHMPEIEFTGADEASGIWAMEDKLWVNEGSALPFKWLHGYGHYHEQYRKDGGVWRIAAIKLTRLRVDAG from the coding sequence ATGCTGCAGGCGGACCTGACCGATGTGCTGGCCATTCATGCGCTGAAGGCGCGGTATTTCCGGACGATGGACAGCAAGGACTGGGATGGGCTGCGCGCCTGTTTCGCCGACGATCTGATCGCCGATTTCCGCCAGTCCACCGGCGGCTGGGACGAGGCGCAGCTGATCCACGGCGCCGATGCCTATCTGGCGATGATCGCGCCGATGCTGGCCGAGGTTGCGACGGTGCATCATGGCCATATGCCCGAAATCGAGTTCACCGGCGCCGACGAAGCGAGCGGTATCTGGGCGATGGAAGACAAGCTGTGGGTGAATGAGGGATCGGCGCTGCCGTTCAAATGGCTGCATGGTTATGGCCATTATCATGAGCAGTATCGCAAGGACGGGGGCGTGTGGCGGATCGCCGCGATCAAATTGACCCGGTTGCGCGTCGACGCGGGGTAA